In Musa acuminata AAA Group cultivar baxijiao chromosome BXJ3-11, Cavendish_Baxijiao_AAA, whole genome shotgun sequence, one DNA window encodes the following:
- the LOC135652730 gene encoding cytochrome P450 94C1-like → MEETVEAFRSLFSIVFLSFAAAFFLLALVLKAMRSMPWWCSCPVCEAYVTKSWTAHFDNLCDWYAHLLRESPTRTIHIHVLGNTVTANPDNVDHMLRARFDNYPKGKTFSAILGDLLGRGIFNVDGHLWRFQRKMAGAELGSSAVRFFASCIVADEVRGRFLPLLDVSSADDKILDLQDVFRRFAFDNICKISFGIDPGCLELSLPMSEFAAAFDKASRLSASRATSTMPMVWKAKRLLNRGSERELREAIGMVNLLANELIRQRRKLGFSSNHDLLSRFMACVDDEKYLRDILISFMLAGRDTVASALTCFFLLLSRHPDVRSAIRDEIDRVVECGAATAGYDRLRDLHYLHAAIYESMRLYPPVQFDSKFCLEDDVLPDGTFVSKGTRVTYHAYAMGRMEELWGSDCHEFRPQRWLTNGAFTPESPYKYPVFQGGLRVCLGKDMALMEMKTVIVAVVRRFDIHVVDDGSSLPPKFAPGLTASLEGGLPVRVQRRDTSFPTQQLGACSAQCSSIF, encoded by the coding sequence atggaggaaaCAGTGGAAGCCTTTCGGTCTCTGTTCTCCATCGTCTTCCTCTCCTTCGCCGCCGCCTTCTTCCTCCTCGCGCTGGTGCTCAAGGCGATGAGGTCCATGCCCTGGTGGTGCAGTTGCCCCGTGTGCGAGGCGTACGTGACCAAGTCGTGGACCGCCCACTTCGACAACCTCTGCGACTGGTACGCGCACCTCCTCCGGGAGTCGCCCACGCGCACCATCCACATCCACGTGCTCGGGAACACCGTCACGGCCAACCCCGACAACGTCGATCACATGCTTCGTGCCCGCTTCGACAACTACCCCAAGGGGAAAACCTTCTCCGCCATCCTCGGCGACCTCCTCGGCCGCGGCATCTTCAACGTCGACGGCCATCTCTGGCGCTTCCAGCGCAAGATGGCCGGCGCCGAGCTCGGCAGCAGCGCCGTCCGCTTCTTCGCCTCTTGCATCGTGGCCGACGAGGTCCGCGGTCGCTTCCTCCCCCTCCTCGACGTCTCCAGCGCGGACGATAAGATCCTCGACCTGCAGGACGTGTTCCGGAGGTTCGCGTTCGATAACATATGTAAGATCTCGTTCGGGATCGACCCTGGCTGCCTGGAGCTGTCGCTGCCTATGTCCGAGTTCGCGGCGGCCTTCGACAAGGCCTCCAGGCTATCGGCCTCGCGGGCGACCTCGACGATGCCCATGGTATGGAAAGCCAAGCGGCTTCTCAACAGGGGATCGGAAAGGGAGCTTCGGGAGGCGATCGGCATGGTGAACCTCCTCGCGAACGAGCTCATTCGCCAGCGACGGAAGCTCGGTTTCTCTTCGAACCACGATCTCCTCTCTCGATTCATGGCCTGCGTCGATGACGAAAAGTACCTGCGAGACATCCTAATTAGCTTCATGCTGGCCGGACGCGACACGGTGGCTTCGGCCCTGACTTGCTTCTTCCTCCTGCTGTCTCGCCACCCGGACGTCCGTTCCGCCATACGCGACGAGATCGACCGCGTCGTAGAATGCGGCGCGGCGACCGCCGGCTACGATCGCTTGCGAGACCTGCACTATCTGCATGCGGCCATCTACGAGAGCATGCGGCTGTACCCGCCGGTGCAGTTCGATTCCAAGTTCTGCCTCGAGGACGACGTGCTGCCCGACGGAACCTTCGTCAGCAAGGGGACGCGGGTCACGTACCACGCCTACGCCATGGGGAGGATGGAAGAGCTGTGGGGGAGCGATTGCCACGAGTTCCGACCGCAGCGGTGGCTGACCAACGGAGCGTTCACGCCCGAGAGCCCCTACAAGTACCCGGTGTTCCAAGGCGGCCTCCGGGTGTGCCTCGGCAAGGACATGGCGCTGATGGAGATGAAGACGGTGATCGTGGCGGTGGTCCGGCGGTTCGACATCCACGTCGTAGACGACGGCAGCAGCCTGCCGCCCAAGTTTGCGCCCGGCCTCACCGCCTCACTGGAGGGCGGCCTTCCGGTCCGAGTTCAGCGGAGGGATACGAGCTTCCCTACGCAACAGCTCGGCGCATGTTCGGCGCAGTGCAGCTCGATCTTCTAA